The sequence ACAGCGCCGTCCGGCGCCGCATAGCGCAGGAACAGTCCCCCGGGATCCCGCGCCACGGCGCGATCCCAGACCTCGGCGAACGTCACCGCCTCCGGCCAATGACCCGGCGTCGCCCTCCGACCCGTCACCTTCGGGGAACCTCAGGCAGCCGTCGCGTCCGGGACGCGGTCTGGTGCGCGGAGGCGATTGCAGGCAGGCGCCCGGCCGAGTGGGGTCGAGGCGTCCGCTGCGAGCATGAACGCGTCCACGGCCATCAGCCGACCGTTTACCGGGTCGACACCCAGACCGAATATCTCCAGGGTGACGGCACCGAGGAGCGGCAGCGAGTGCTCGTCCCAGAACACGACCGGCGATATGCGCTCCCTGCGGTCGAGTCGCATCCAGGTTTGGCCGAATCCCCGCTCCACACGGCTGCCGTCGGCCAGGACGAATGTCTGTGAGTCGTGCGGCGTCACACCCAGGC is a genomic window of bacterium containing:
- a CDS encoding aspartyl protease family protein; translation: MGTFTVTLGVADPQGRRYEEVEAMVDSGATYTVLPASILERLGVTPHDSQTFVLADGSRVERGFGQTWMRLDRRERISPVVFWDEHSLPLLGAVTLEIFGLGVDPVNGRLMAVDAFMLAADASTPLGRAPACNRLRAPDRVPDATAA